The following are encoded in a window of Anopheles gambiae chromosome X, idAnoGambNW_F1_1, whole genome shotgun sequence genomic DNA:
- the LOC5666763 gene encoding uncharacterized protein LOC5666763 translates to MSQLSSIATCFGHVVLAAVTGWSLKYLPGPTGAPGGPPAVWLMLWCLLAYSALGIVRYSHPQPGKALRLLYDQAALVARVGPLPLLNAQLYLEPEQTLGPALPYRTALGYALPLTALVAYGVCNVLRDLNRRHIGEHTATGVLLLNAAGLTLVASSTDNYWALGLVVSYVSKHFLLPVLAERYRIPPALLYTYGLCFYEIFAVNAVADVRAATISVIM, encoded by the coding sequence ATGAGCCAGCTGTCCAGCATTGCCACGTGTTTCGGGCACGTGGTGCTTGCGGCCGTTACCGGCTGGTCGCTCAAGTACCTGCCCGGCCCGACCGGTGCGCCCGGTGGGCCGCCGGCCGTCTGGCTGATGCTCTGGTGCCTGCTGGCGTACAGTGCGCTCGGCATCGTGCGCTACAGCCATCCGCAGCCCGGCAAAGCGCTGCGGCTGCTGTACGACCAGGCGGCACTGGTCGCCCGGGTCGGCCCGTTGCCGCTGCTGAACGCGCAGCTCTACCTCGAGCCGGAGCAGACGCTTGGCCCGGCCCTGCCGTACCGGACCGCGCTCGGGTACGCCCTGCCGCTCACCGCCCTGGTCGCGTACGGCGTGTGCAACGTGCTGCGCGATCTGAACCGGCGCCACATCGGCGAGCACACGGCGACCGGCGTGCTGCTGCTAAATGCCGCCGGTCTCACCCTGGTCGCGTCCAGCACGGACAACTACTGGGCGCTGGGGCTGGTCGTGTCGTACGTCTCGAAGCACTTCCTGCTGCCCGTGCTGGCCGAACGGTACCGCATCCCGCCCGCCCTGCTGTACACGTACGGGCTGTGCTTTTACGAAATCTTCGCCGTGAATGCGGTGGCCGATGTGCGAGCCGCCACGATATCGGTGATCATGTAG